A section of the Epinephelus moara isolate mb chromosome 3, YSFRI_EMoa_1.0, whole genome shotgun sequence genome encodes:
- the mepcea gene encoding 7SK snRNA methylphosphate capping enzyme, which translates to MSVDEDTVKTGGPQPSPASSLQLSECTGGYSNISVMVEGAAATPDFAAACPVSGTTAASPKHTSTTDGLTHSDDAGQGARGNENNINRRNSFHHSKQPQQTKLTKRRNTANFGFKHPTSGKRRRRANSESDSVLPTNFLLGGNIFDPLNLNSLLDEDVNKALNAETPKSSPLPAKSRDPVEILIPRDITDPLNLNSGIADSSFLVSPFKSGGRRRHRNRHHGGGGGGGGGGGGGISTSQLNLSESGKGEVKTGTSAPLPGMLASCSALDVSKESNSFSSVTGDSHEHSADTSASFKEEMTSVSMEESTSSISGAPNQHTSRRKRRRNSGKIEPPVTHSTPVGKSGSGDRSWGSGGSRNSQSFHTPRSGPRTGPGGRQHQQSYNQAKEHQRKKFQYGNYNKYYGYRNPGASEDARIRVLRPEWFEGKDVLDLGCNSGHLTLYIAKMLKPARILGLDIDNALVHAARKNIRHYLSELQTQEARHAMQEKKSTKQEERNGNGSLTGTDKKHNEAVSRDENGTPVKGESGPAEAVNDNDSCHTDEAGTRRQDGKTEKMEQEDCDSPPTDHSVSCSFPVSLRISRGPIAAPPLTETPATRPGEFPSNVSFIKANYVLENDNLLLTQRPEYDVIMCLSVTKWVHLNWGDCGLKRLFKRVYRHLRPGGIFILEPQPWESYVRRKKLTDNISRNFYNIRLKPDQFSSYLTTEVGFTSSEYLGAPKCSIRGFQRPIYLFHK; encoded by the exons ATGTCTGTTGACGAGGATACAGTGAAAACTGGAGGTCCACAGCCCAGCCCAGCATCATCTCTGCAGCTCTCAGAATGCACTGGAGGTTACAGCAATATATCCGTGATGGTGGAGGGTGCAGCAGCCACCCCTGATTTCGCAGCCGCTTGTCCTGTCTCAGGCACCACCGCAGCCtcaccaaaacacaccagcacgACTGACGGGCTCACCCACTCAGATGATGCTGGACAGGGAGCCAGAGGGAACGAGAATAACATCAACCGCAGGAACAGCTTTCATCATTCCAAACAGCCGCAGCAAACAAAACTAACAAAGCGCCGCAACACAGCAAACTTTGGGTTCAAGCATCCGACGTCTGGCAAGAGGAGACGAAGGGCCAACTCTGAGAGTGACTCCGTCCTGCCAACCAACTTCCTCCTGGGTGGGAACATTTTTGACCCACTGAATCTCAACAGCCTGCTGGATGAGGATGTCAACAAGGCGCTCAATGCAGAGACGCCCAAATCCTCCCCGCTGCCAGCGAAGAGTCGAGACCCTGTGGAGATCCTCATCCCACGAGACATCACAGATCCGCTGAACCTGAACAGCGGGATAGCAGACAGTAGCTTTTTGGTGTCCCCCTTTAAAAGTGGTGGCAGAAGGAGACACCGCAACAGACAccatggaggaggaggtggaggtggaggtggtggtggtggtgggatTTCAACCTCACAGTTGAACCTCTCAGAATCAGGAAAAGGTGAGGTTAAAACTGGCACCTCTGCACCACTTCCAGGTATGTTAGCCTCATGTTCTGCACTAGACGTCTCCAAAGAGTCCAACAGTTTCTCCAGTGTCACAGGGGATTCCCACGAGCACTCAGCCGACACCTCAGCCAGTTTCAAGGAGGAGATGACGTCTGTATCAATGGAGGAGTCCACATCCTCCATATCGGGGGCACCAAACCAGCACACAAGCAGACGAAAGCGTAGGCGCAACTCTGGCAAAATTGAGCCCCCTGTGACCCATTCTACGCCAGTTGGAAAGTCAGGATCTGGAGACAGAAGTTGGGGTTCAGGGGGATCGAGAAATTCCCAGTCCTTCCACACACCAAGGAGTGGTCCCAGAACAGGGCCAGGAGGTCGCCAGCACCAGCAGTCCTACAACCAGGCGAAGGAGCATCAGAGGAAGAAGTTCCAGTATGGGAACTACAACAAGTATTATGGCTACCGCAACCCAGGTGCTAGTGAAGACGCACGGATACGTGTGCTTCGGCCAGAGTGGTTTGAAGGTAAAGATGTTCTGGATCTGGGGTGTAACTCAGGCCACCTAACACTCTATATTGCCAAAATGCTCAAACCTGCCCGCATATTGGGCCTGGATATTGACAATGCTCTGGTACATGCAGCCCGGAAAAACATCAGACATTATCTGTCTGAACTGCAGACCCAAGAGGCCAGGCATGCGATGCAGGAGAAAAAGAGCAccaagcaggaggagaggaatgGAAATGGGAGTCTCACAGGCACAGACAAGAAGCACAATGAAGCCGTGAGCAGGGATGAAAACGGGACACCAGTGAAAGGAGAAAGTGGCCCTGCAGAGGCTGTAAATGACAATGACTCCTGTCACACAGATGAGGCAGGGACCCGGAGGCAGGATggcaaaacagagaaaatggagCAGGAGGATTGTGATTCACCCCCCACAGATCACTCTGTGAGCTGCTCTTTTCCTGTGTCACTACGCATCTCCAGGGGGCCCATTGCTGCACCTCCACTAACAGAAACACCCGCCACACGGCCCGGAGAGTTCCCCTCAAATGTGTCCTTCATCAAG GCCAATTATGTCCTGGAGAACGATAATCTTCTTTTGACTCAGCGGCCAGAGTACGACGTGATCATGTGCCTGAGCGTTACCAAATGGGTTCACCTGAACTGGGGAGACTGTGGCCTCAAGCGGCTCTTCAAGAGAGTCTACAGACATCTCCGTCCTGGAGGCATTTTCATCCTGGAGCCGCAGCCCTGGGAGTCGTATGTGAGGAGGAAGAAGCTGACG GATAATATTAGCAGGAATTTTTACAACATCCGCCTCAAACCTGACCAGTTTTCGTCGTACCTTACAACAGAGGTGGGCTTCACCAGTTCTGAGTACCTTGGGGCCCCCAAGTGTTCAATAAGAG GTTTTCAGAGGCCAATCTACTTATTTCACAAATGA